In the Nitrosarchaeum sp. genome, one interval contains:
- a CDS encoding hydroxymethylglutaryl-CoA synthase family protein yields the protein MAAGIDDIAIYIPRLYIDAADFAKARGLDPEKLQKGLGVSQMAIVDTNQDPACLAANACLQIMQKNKLSPEDIGRLYVSTESSFDESKAMNSYVIGMLEQVYGQGAFEHCGGVETKFACVSGSYALYDNTNWIRAGEAEGKHALVVVSDIAKYDMGSSGEMTQGAGAVVMLLNDEPRLLSFDPKVTATSIKDEYDFYRPFGKETPIVHGQYSNLLYMIQVRKALEIYKKKAISSGLMKLELGETILDHMDYLNMHLPYSNMGKKALAYLVRHEWRQLPRWKKIIQEIGIPEPIPKDPRGTIESVLGDEEFMAKDHEFTKAFTKTREFQEVYETKLVSSLVASKMIGNLYTASLYLGFRSCLEFEYQKGIDLNGKRFGFGSYGSGSSAMVFSGIIQPQYEEIVKNMNLEAELAPRRRLTLEEYETLHENKLSPEEPMLHTKREFILVDVNTTTESRGERRYIFNE from the coding sequence ATGGCAGCTGGAATAGACGATATTGCAATTTACATACCACGGCTATACATAGATGCAGCAGATTTTGCAAAAGCTAGAGGATTAGACCCTGAAAAACTCCAAAAAGGATTAGGGGTATCTCAAATGGCAATAGTTGACACAAACCAAGACCCAGCATGTCTTGCAGCAAATGCGTGCTTACAAATTATGCAAAAAAATAAGCTTTCACCAGAAGACATTGGAAGATTGTATGTGTCCACTGAATCTTCATTTGACGAATCAAAAGCAATGAACTCTTACGTCATTGGGATGTTAGAACAGGTTTACGGTCAAGGGGCGTTTGAGCATTGTGGTGGAGTAGAAACAAAATTTGCTTGTGTCAGTGGATCATATGCACTTTATGATAATACAAATTGGATTAGAGCAGGAGAAGCTGAAGGAAAGCATGCACTAGTAGTTGTTTCAGATATTGCAAAATACGATATGGGTTCAAGCGGTGAAATGACTCAAGGAGCTGGAGCAGTTGTGATGTTACTTAATGATGAACCAAGACTATTATCATTTGATCCTAAAGTAACGGCTACATCGATTAAAGATGAATACGATTTTTACAGACCATTTGGAAAAGAAACACCAATTGTACATGGTCAATATTCCAATCTTCTGTACATGATTCAGGTAAGAAAGGCACTTGAAATCTACAAGAAAAAAGCAATATCATCAGGACTAATGAAGTTAGAACTAGGAGAGACAATTTTAGATCATATGGATTATCTTAACATGCATTTACCATACAGCAACATGGGCAAAAAAGCTCTTGCATATTTAGTAAGACACGAATGGCGCCAACTTCCAAGATGGAAAAAAATAATCCAAGAAATAGGAATACCAGAGCCAATTCCAAAAGATCCGCGTGGAACAATTGAATCAGTATTGGGAGATGAAGAGTTCATGGCAAAAGATCACGAATTTACAAAAGCATTTACAAAAACAAGAGAGTTTCAAGAAGTGTATGAAACAAAACTAGTAAGCTCATTAGTGGCATCAAAAATGATTGGAAATCTCTATACCGCATCATTGTATTTAGGATTTAGAAGTTGTCTTGAATTTGAATATCAAAAAGGGATAGATTTGAATGGAAAACGTTTTGGATTTGGATCATACGGTAGTGGAAGTAGTGCAATGGTGTTTAGCGGCATTATTCAACCACAATATGAAGAAATTGTCAAAAATATGAACTTGGAAGCAGAGCTTGCACCAAGACGAAGGCTCACACTAGAAGAGTATGAAACATTACATGAAAACAAGCTTTCTCCAGAAGAGCCAATGCTTCATACAAAAAGAGAGTTCATCTTAGTAGATGTCAACACCACTACAGAATCTAGGGGTGAAAGACGATACATATTCAACGAATAA
- the bioD gene encoding dethiobiotin synthase, with protein MPDSLFITGTDTDIGKTYVAAGLAVTLRKMGIDVGIMKPFAAGIPQRKGFKSEDVEILATAAQITDPELLLNPQFFPIMASPYTALKNLKIKPNIPLILKQFKTLSKLHSMLLVEGMGGVMTPILQNYFVTNLIKDMKLPIIIVTRTRVGAINHTIMTCKMCEKYKIPIKGIIINNFDVDGYRIKELKRDLENLTCVPVLGSVPFIDDMSDDSLYKIFKKNIDLESLLN; from the coding sequence TTGCCCGATTCTCTTTTTATCACAGGAACTGATACGGATATTGGTAAAACCTATGTTGCTGCAGGTCTTGCTGTTACACTTCGAAAGATGGGAATAGATGTAGGCATAATGAAACCATTTGCAGCAGGAATTCCTCAAAGAAAGGGATTCAAATCTGAAGATGTAGAAATTTTAGCTACTGCTGCTCAGATCACTGATCCTGAATTACTTTTGAATCCACAATTTTTTCCAATAATGGCATCTCCTTATACAGCATTAAAAAATTTAAAAATTAAACCAAACATCCCTCTAATCTTAAAACAATTTAAAACATTATCAAAACTACATTCGATGTTACTTGTTGAAGGGATGGGTGGGGTGATGACTCCTATACTTCAGAATTATTTTGTAACTAATTTGATCAAAGATATGAAATTACCAATAATTATTGTTACTAGAACAAGAGTTGGTGCTATTAATCATACAATAATGACCTGCAAGATGTGTGAAAAATATAAAATTCCAATTAAAGGAATAATAATAAACAATTTTGATGTTGATGGGTATCGTATTAAGGAATTAAAACGAGATTTAGAAAATCTAACTTGTGTACCTGTATTGGGTTCCGTTCCATTTATTGATGATATGAGTGACGATTCTCTTTATAAAATATTTAAAAAAAATATTGACCTTGAATCTTTATTGAATTAA
- a CDS encoding TATA-box-binding protein, translating to MTETKPLIAIVNVVASATIDQKLDLVDITKKFPDVEYHPEQFPGAVFRLKNPKTATLLFSSGKMVCTGAKSQELAEDAVSKVVEILRKGKIKIKNDATVTIQNIVSSINLGGRVNLEQAARTLPRSMYEPEQFPGLIHRMLDPKTVILIFASGKLVCVGAKLEKEIHRSVHQIHSMLEEKNLMVYS from the coding sequence ATGACAGAAACAAAACCATTAATCGCAATAGTTAACGTCGTAGCTTCTGCAACAATTGATCAAAAATTAGATCTTGTTGATATTACAAAAAAATTTCCTGATGTGGAATATCATCCTGAACAATTTCCGGGAGCAGTCTTTAGACTTAAAAATCCAAAAACAGCAACACTACTTTTTAGTTCTGGTAAGATGGTTTGTACTGGTGCAAAATCCCAAGAATTAGCTGAAGATGCAGTGTCTAAAGTTGTTGAAATATTGAGAAAAGGTAAAATCAAAATCAAAAATGATGCTACAGTTACAATACAAAATATTGTTTCATCGATTAATCTCGGAGGTAGAGTAAATTTAGAACAAGCTGCTAGAACGTTGCCTAGAAGCATGTATGAGCCAGAACAATTTCCAGGACTCATTCATAGAATGTTAGACCCAAAAACTGTGATTCTAATTTTTGCTTCAGGCAAATTAGTCTGTGTTGGTGCTAAACTTGAAAAAGAAATACATCGTTCTGTGCATCAAATTCACAGTATGCTTGAAGAGAAAAATTTAATGGTTTATTCATAA
- a CDS encoding transcription initiation factor IIB, protein MVQQIIHTDTTCGRCGKNGMVTDNVTGERFCGKCGYVITEILQDSGPEWRSFSKEGGADPTRTGAPTSLTIHDRGLATIINPINRDSSGKPLTSSMKSTIERLRTWDSRSKVHESADRNLRQALSELSRLKDKLSLSDAVIEKAAYIYRKALEKGLVRGRSISALIASALYAACRDTETPRTLKDVSDAGNIKKKDIARCYRLLHRELDLKMPVVDPIQCIARIASKLGISEKTKRFAVKVLKIAQEHEESAGKDPMGLAAAALYLSCVKNCENMTQRDIAEAASVTEVTIRNRYKGLRLDQTDL, encoded by the coding sequence TTGGTTCAACAAATTATCCATACTGATACAACATGTGGTCGTTGCGGAAAAAACGGAATGGTGACAGACAATGTAACTGGAGAAAGATTTTGTGGAAAATGTGGATATGTAATTACTGAGATATTACAAGATTCTGGTCCTGAATGGAGATCTTTTTCAAAAGAAGGCGGTGCAGATCCTACTAGAACTGGTGCACCAACGTCTCTTACTATTCATGATAGAGGACTTGCAACTATCATTAATCCAATAAACCGAGATTCATCTGGAAAACCACTTACATCGTCAATGAAGAGTACTATTGAACGACTACGTACATGGGATAGTAGAAGTAAAGTTCACGAATCTGCTGATAGAAATCTCAGACAAGCATTGAGTGAACTATCTAGATTGAAAGACAAGCTCTCACTTTCTGATGCTGTAATTGAAAAAGCTGCTTACATTTACAGAAAAGCATTAGAAAAAGGATTGGTGCGAGGACGTTCAATTTCAGCGCTGATTGCTTCTGCACTTTATGCAGCATGTAGAGATACTGAAACGCCAAGAACTTTAAAAGATGTTTCAGATGCTGGAAATATTAAGAAAAAAGACATTGCAAGATGCTATAGATTATTACATCGAGAACTAGATCTTAAGATGCCTGTAGTTGATCCAATTCAATGTATTGCAAGAATTGCAAGTAAGCTTGGAATTTCAGAAAAGACAAAACGATTTGCTGTTAAAGTACTCAAAATAGCACAAGAACATGAAGAATCCGCAGGTAAAGATCCAATGGGACTTGCCGCTGCCGCCCTATACTTATCATGCGTAAAAAACTGTGAAAATATGACTCAACGTGATATAGCTGAAGCTGCAAGTGTAACTGAGGTTACTATTAGGAACCGATACAAGGGTTTAAGATTAGATCAAACTGATCTATGA
- the bioA gene encoding adenosylmethionine--8-amino-7-oxononanoate transaminase, whose product MKKKSFVWHPNTQMKEWDSFNEIVKSKGMYLIDSEGNNYFDAVGSMWCNVWGHSKQELTNIIIKQCKKLQHSPMFNLTNGPAERLAENLIKISPGMHKVFYSDNGSSAMEISIKMSLQYWKNIGEIKKTKIATLENGYHGDTFGAMAIGYVPEFFGKFKKQLFPTIQIPVPNKYRIPKGYDYLDYQNFCLDKIEKKFSNEDKIASLVMESGAQVAGGVIIFPKGFQMKISKLCKKYNVLLVLDEIATGFGRLGSMVQYTEQKSVPDIVSFGKMLTGGYLTMAATLANKKIYDSFLGEFNDWKHLFHGHTYTGNPISAAVANENLKLYKKNNLIKKIQKTSKIFEEYYDKISEIKTVGDVRHKGMLMGIELVNDKKNKTPINPKKSINKIFFEEGKKHGIYLRTLGNIIMLVPPLAITEEELDFLLNRTIDTIKSVENKTTW is encoded by the coding sequence TTGAAAAAGAAAAGCTTTGTTTGGCATCCAAACACTCAGATGAAAGAATGGGATTCTTTTAACGAAATCGTAAAATCTAAAGGAATGTATCTAATTGATTCGGAAGGAAATAATTATTTTGATGCAGTAGGATCAATGTGGTGTAATGTTTGGGGTCACTCAAAACAGGAATTAACTAATATAATCATTAAACAATGTAAAAAACTTCAACATTCGCCAATGTTTAACCTAACGAATGGACCTGCAGAAAGATTAGCAGAAAATTTGATAAAAATTTCACCAGGTATGCACAAGGTGTTTTATTCTGATAACGGATCCTCTGCAATGGAAATTTCAATAAAGATGTCATTACAATATTGGAAGAACATTGGAGAAATAAAAAAGACAAAAATTGCAACATTAGAGAACGGTTATCATGGAGATACGTTTGGAGCTATGGCTATTGGTTATGTGCCAGAATTTTTTGGCAAATTTAAAAAACAACTATTTCCAACAATACAAATTCCAGTACCCAACAAATATAGAATTCCTAAAGGATATGATTATTTAGATTATCAAAATTTTTGTCTAGATAAAATTGAAAAGAAATTTTCTAATGAAGATAAAATTGCATCATTAGTTATGGAAAGTGGAGCACAGGTAGCAGGTGGAGTTATTATATTTCCAAAAGGATTCCAAATGAAAATAAGTAAACTGTGTAAGAAATACAACGTATTATTAGTACTAGATGAGATAGCAACGGGTTTTGGACGATTAGGTTCTATGGTTCAATATACTGAACAAAAAAGTGTTCCAGACATAGTATCATTTGGAAAAATGTTAACAGGAGGCTATTTAACAATGGCAGCAACTTTAGCAAATAAAAAAATTTATGATTCGTTTCTGGGTGAATTTAATGACTGGAAGCATCTATTTCATGGGCATACGTACACAGGTAATCCAATATCTGCAGCTGTTGCAAATGAAAATCTAAAATTATATAAAAAAAATAACTTGATTAAAAAAATTCAAAAAACATCAAAAATTTTTGAAGAATATTATGACAAAATATCAGAAATAAAAACAGTTGGGGATGTCAGACATAAAGGAATGCTTATGGGAATTGAATTAGTTAATGATAAAAAAAATAAAACTCCAATTAATCCAAAAAAATCAATAAACAAAATATTCTTTGAAGAAGGCAAAAAACACGGAATTTATCTTCGAACACTTGGAAACATAATCATGCTTGTACCGCCACTAGCAATAACTGAAGAAGAATTAGATTTTTTACTAAATAGAACTATTGACACAATAAAATCAGTAGAAAACAAAACTACATGGTAA
- the bioB gene encoding biotin synthase BioB, whose translation MNNVLRFIRECQENVFSGIGISSQEAEKLFNIPDENVPDLAKAANQITRGFNGKKVDVEQLNNIKKNACSEDCSFCGQSAFFDTGIETYQLPSAEEVVIKAKKAKNEGAESYCLVAAWREPSPRDFDKVCNIIREINDKVGINVECSLGFLTPEQAKKLKELNVKRYNHNLETSKSKFSEICTTHTYEDRLMTLQIARNAGLELCTGGIIGLGETRKQRIELANELAALYPEEVTINILVPVPGTPLELQVKLENFEIVRMFSVIRFLLPESVIKISGGRETNLTDSGEELLQSGANGIITSGYLTMGGNESKQDLNMIRKIGLEA comes from the coding sequence ATGAATAATGTCTTGAGATTTATCAGGGAATGTCAAGAAAACGTATTTTCAGGTATCGGAATATCAAGTCAAGAGGCTGAAAAACTATTCAACATACCAGATGAAAATGTTCCAGATCTAGCCAAAGCTGCAAATCAGATAACTAGAGGTTTTAATGGAAAGAAAGTAGATGTCGAACAATTAAACAATATTAAAAAAAATGCCTGTAGTGAAGATTGTTCATTTTGTGGCCAGTCTGCATTTTTTGATACTGGAATTGAAACTTATCAATTACCATCTGCAGAAGAAGTGGTAATCAAAGCAAAAAAAGCAAAAAATGAGGGGGCTGAATCATATTGTCTTGTAGCTGCATGGAGAGAACCATCTCCACGAGATTTTGATAAAGTGTGTAACATCATAAGAGAAATCAATGATAAGGTAGGCATCAATGTAGAATGTAGCTTAGGATTCCTTACACCAGAGCAAGCAAAAAAACTCAAAGAACTTAACGTGAAAAGATATAATCATAATTTAGAAACTTCAAAATCAAAATTTTCAGAGATATGCACCACACATACGTATGAGGACAGACTAATGACATTACAAATTGCTCGCAACGCAGGATTAGAATTGTGTACAGGTGGAATAATTGGTTTAGGAGAGACAAGAAAACAAAGAATAGAATTAGCTAATGAGTTAGCTGCACTGTATCCTGAAGAAGTCACAATAAACATACTAGTGCCTGTACCAGGGACACCATTAGAGCTACAAGTAAAATTAGAAAATTTTGAAATTGTAAGAATGTTTTCGGTAATACGATTTCTATTACCAGAATCTGTAATAAAAATTTCAGGAGGAAGAGAAACAAATCTTACGGATTCAGGGGAGGAATTGTTGCAAAGCGGTGCAAATGGAATAATCACATCAGGATATCTTACAATGGGTGGAAATGAATCAAAACAAGATCTTAACATGATCAGAAAAATTGGATTAGAGGCGTAA
- a CDS encoding aminotransferase class I/II-fold pyridoxal phosphate-dependent enzyme translates to MIKFSLKVNNKLNFVDIELDQIKENNLYRKLRDVKVNNAYITIKSKRVLNLCSNDYLGIPITKIKINQMQSSSRLVSGNDEIYKKLEDELSKHKSKQSSLVYPTGYMTNLGVITTIVKKGDLILSDELNHASIIESCKLSDAKILVYKHNDIEDLTKKLGQHGKNKFVITEGIFSMDGDFSKLKEVTDVAERSNAITILDDAHGDFTVGTDGKGTPNYFNVTKKIDVYISSLSKGLGSFGGYVSSQNNVIDLCINKSKSFIYTSALPSFLIQYSLNRMQINREKQRKTLARNTSILTNGLKQLGYQINSKTHIIPIIIGNEKTAVDFGKFLLKKGVFAQPIRYPTVPKNKARLRISVTAWLSKKNINDALNIFEQAQKKFKI, encoded by the coding sequence ATGATTAAGTTTAGTTTGAAAGTGAACAATAAATTAAATTTTGTAGATATAGAACTAGACCAAATTAAAGAAAATAACCTATACAGAAAGCTAAGAGATGTTAAAGTAAATAATGCATACATAACAATAAAAAGTAAAAGAGTGTTAAATCTTTGCTCAAATGATTATTTAGGAATACCAATTACAAAAATAAAAATAAATCAGATGCAATCAAGCTCAAGATTAGTTTCAGGAAATGATGAGATATATAAAAAATTAGAAGACGAACTTTCAAAACATAAATCAAAACAATCAAGTTTGGTTTATCCCACAGGATATATGACAAATTTAGGAGTAATTACAACAATCGTAAAAAAAGGAGATTTAATTTTAAGTGATGAATTAAATCATGCAAGTATAATAGAATCATGTAAGCTTTCAGATGCAAAAATTTTAGTTTACAAACATAACGATATTGAAGATTTAACAAAAAAACTTGGTCAACATGGAAAAAATAAATTTGTCATTACAGAAGGGATTTTCAGCATGGATGGGGATTTTTCGAAGTTAAAGGAAGTTACAGATGTTGCAGAAAGATCAAATGCAATCACAATATTAGATGATGCACACGGAGATTTTACAGTTGGAACAGATGGGAAGGGGACTCCAAATTATTTCAATGTTACAAAAAAAATTGATGTATACATCAGCAGTCTTAGTAAAGGATTAGGATCTTTTGGAGGGTATGTTTCTTCACAAAATAATGTAATAGATTTGTGCATAAATAAATCAAAATCATTCATATACACATCAGCACTTCCATCGTTTCTAATTCAGTATTCATTAAACAGAATGCAAATCAATAGAGAGAAACAACGAAAGACACTAGCAAGAAACACCAGCATCTTGACAAACGGGTTGAAGCAATTAGGATATCAAATTAATTCAAAGACGCATATAATTCCCATTATTATTGGCAATGAAAAAACAGCTGTGGATTTTGGAAAATTTCTTCTTAAAAAAGGAGTATTTGCACAACCCATCAGATATCCAACAGTGCCAAAAAATAAAGCTAGGTTAAGAATATCAGTTACAGCATGGCTATCTAAAAAAAACATTAACGATGCTTTGAACATTTTTGAACAGGCTCAAAAAAAATTCAAAATATGA
- a CDS encoding sensor histidine kinase, translating to MERNEKKIGINNKIIFGGIIFALISLYSVNSIVSIKYFSEYISLPIYTIIPGILIIMAIWALSSADRINEISKKSLVFLVLSFCSWFAAEQTWNLHEHVLYVDPYPSIADFFYISAPIFMFISLVIFLKPLRDHIKKKHIVFAILASSSILIPILIMTFQDNTETEFFEIAVALIYPIVDAILLIPAIMAIFLSFKINKSSFWVLILIGIISFIVADNLYLMLVIDDAYFDGHPIDILWLSSYMTWNFAMYRLIQNFKRVKLKKDQNNDESITTKNIATYGINLILVLIIVTTIVILFALNYFWSIEQSGNFMMFFSLVLITLLVVFSSIIVILNSKLNNALDIKNVKIDNLTNELIKAERLSAIGELAARLSHDLRNPLSVIKSSVEIALLQNKDSLSKRDHESIQRINNAIQRMTNQIEDVLDYVKTTELQKNQMSIKLCLTNIVNELQPNKINIKVPDNDTIVLADESKLEIVFSNLIKNAIDAIRNNSGSIEIKSHDEENYVIIDIIDSGPGIREDDINKIFEPLYTTKQTGTGLGLVSCKNIIEQHGGKISVKNNPTTFTITLPK from the coding sequence TTGGAACGAAATGAAAAAAAAATAGGCATAAATAACAAAATAATATTTGGTGGCATAATTTTTGCACTAATTTCACTATACAGTGTCAACAGCATAGTAAGCATCAAATATTTTTCAGAGTATATCTCATTACCAATCTACACTATAATTCCAGGAATTCTGATAATTATGGCTATATGGGCATTATCAAGTGCTGATAGAATAAATGAGATTAGTAAAAAATCGCTTGTTTTCCTAGTTTTATCATTTTGTTCATGGTTTGCAGCAGAACAGACATGGAATTTACATGAACATGTGTTATACGTTGATCCTTATCCATCCATTGCAGACTTTTTCTATATTTCAGCGCCAATTTTCATGTTTATCTCATTAGTAATTTTCTTGAAACCATTACGTGATCACATAAAGAAAAAACACATTGTATTTGCCATCTTAGCATCATCATCAATTTTAATTCCTATTTTAATAATGACTTTTCAAGATAATACAGAAACTGAATTTTTTGAAATCGCAGTAGCGCTAATTTATCCCATTGTTGATGCAATTTTATTAATTCCGGCAATAATGGCAATATTTTTGTCATTCAAAATTAATAAAAGTTCTTTTTGGGTTTTAATTTTAATTGGCATTATAAGTTTCATCGTAGCTGATAATCTATATCTAATGTTAGTTATTGATGATGCATATTTTGATGGACATCCAATAGATATTTTGTGGTTGAGCAGTTACATGACATGGAATTTTGCAATGTATAGATTAATACAAAATTTCAAAAGAGTCAAACTCAAAAAAGATCAAAACAATGATGAATCAATTACAACAAAAAATATTGCAACGTATGGAATTAATCTAATACTTGTTTTGATAATTGTCACAACAATCGTAATTCTATTTGCTTTAAACTATTTTTGGAGCATTGAACAAAGTGGAAATTTCATGATGTTCTTTTCACTAGTCCTAATAACATTACTAGTCGTATTTTCCAGCATAATAGTAATTCTTAATTCAAAACTAAACAATGCACTTGATATAAAAAATGTAAAAATAGATAATCTAACAAACGAATTGATCAAAGCAGAAAGATTATCTGCAATCGGAGAACTCGCCGCTAGACTGTCTCATGATTTACGAAATCCATTAAGCGTAATTAAATCATCAGTAGAAATAGCATTATTACAAAATAAGGATTCACTATCTAAAAGAGATCATGAAAGTATACAAAGAATTAACAATGCAATACAACGAATGACCAATCAAATTGAAGATGTTTTAGATTATGTAAAAACAACAGAACTTCAAAAAAATCAAATGTCAATAAAATTGTGTCTTACAAACATTGTTAATGAACTACAACCAAATAAAATCAACATCAAGGTTCCAGATAACGACACAATAGTTTTAGCAGATGAAAGTAAATTAGAAATTGTTTTTTCAAATCTAATAAAAAATGCAATTGATGCAATTAGAAACAATTCAGGCAGCATAGAAATCAAATCTCATGATGAAGAAAATTATGTAATTATAGACATAATCGATTCAGGTCCAGGGATCAGAGAAGATGATATAAATAAAATTTTTGAGCCACTTTATACCACTAAGCAAACTGGTACCGGTCTTGGATTGGTAAGTTGTAAAAATATCATAGAACAACATGGTGGAAAAATATCAGTAAAAAATAATCCAACTACATTTACAATAACATTACCAAAATGA